One Cricetulus griseus strain 17A/GY chromosome 5, alternate assembly CriGri-PICRH-1.0, whole genome shotgun sequence genomic window carries:
- the Tmem121 gene encoding transmembrane protein 121 isoform X1 produces MVLPPPDRRHVCLTTLVIMGSMAVMDAYLVEQNQGPRKIGVCIIVLVGDVCFLLVLRYVAVWVGAEVRTAKRGYAMILWFLYIFVLEIKLYFIFQNYKAARRGAADPVARKALTLLLSVCVPGLFLLLVALDRMEYVRTFRKREDLRGRLFWVALDLLDLLDMQANLWEPPRTGLPLWAEGLTFFYCYMLLLVLPCVALSEVSMQGEHIAPQKMMLYPVLSLATVNVVAVLARAANMALFRDSRVSAIFVGKNVVALATKACTFLEYRRQVRDFPPPALALELQPPPSQRNSVPPPAPLHGPPVRPHGPSPTRDALDT; encoded by the coding sequence ATGGTGCTGCCGCCTCCGGACCGGCGCCacgtgtgcctgaccacgctggTGATCATGGGCAGTATGGCAGTCATGGACGCGTACCTGGTGGAGCAGAACCAGGGCCCGCGCAAGATCGGGGTGTGCATAATCGTGTTGGTAGGCGACGTGTGCTTCTTGCTGGTGCTGCGCTACGTGGCCGTGTGGGTGGGCGCCGAGGTGCGCACGGCCAAGCGTGGCTACGCTATGATCCTCTGGTTCCTCTATATCTTCGTGCTGGAGATCAAgctctatttcatctttcagaaCTACAAGGCAGCGCGGCGTGGAGCGGCCGACCCGGTGGCTCGCAAGGCGCTGACACTGCTGCTGTCCGTGTGCGTGCCAGGACTGTTCTTGTTGCTTGTGGCACTAGACCGCATGGAGTACGTGCGCACCTTCCGAAAGCGCGAAGACCTTCGCGGCCGCCTCTTCTGGGTGGCCTTAGATCTGCTGGATCTGCTGGACATGCAGGCCAATCTCTGGGAGCCGCCGCGCACCGGGCTGCCGCTGTGGGCCGAAGGCCTCACCTTTTTCTATTGCTACatgctgctgctggtgctgcCCTGCGTGGCGCTCAGCGAGGTCAGCATGCAAGGGGAGCACATCGCACCGCAGAAGATGATGTTGTACCCGGTGCTCAGCCTGGCCACTGTCAACGTGGTGGCTGTGCTGGCCCGTGCAGCCAACATGGCGCTCTTCCGAGATAGCCGAGTCTCGGCCATCTTCGTGGGCAAGAACGTGGTGGCACTGGCCACCAAGGCCTGCACGTTCCTCGAGTACCGTCGCCAGGTTCGCGACTTCCCACCACCTGCGCTTGCGCTTGAGCTGCAGCCACCTCCTTCCCAGCGCAATTCGGTGCCGCCGCCTGCACCACTGCATGGTCCGCCAGTGCGTCCCCACGGGCCCTCACCCACTCGTGACGCGTTGGACACGTGA
- the Tmem121 gene encoding transmembrane protein 121 isoform X2 yields MRTNGSELAGQERQRAPGSWTNPAPGCAAPCRRVECRGRCSGTQQDLVPLCVGTARARAEPGPLTMVLPPPDRRHVCLTTLVIMGSMAVMDAYLVEQNQGPRKIGVCIIVLVGDVCFLLVLRYVAVWVGAEVRTAKRGYAMILWFLYIFVLEIKLYFIFQNYKAARRGAADPVARKALTLLLSVCVPGLFLLLVALDRMEYVRTFRKREDLRGRLFWVALDLLDLLDMQANLWEPPRTGLPLWAEGLTFFYCYMLLLVLPCVALSEVSMQGEHIAPQKMMLYPVLSLATVNVVAVLARAANMALFRDSRVSAIFVGKNVVALATKACTFLEYRRQVRDFPPPALALELQPPPSQRNSVPPPAPLHGPPVRPHGPSPTRDALDT; encoded by the exons ATGCGAACGAACG GTTCCGAGCTCGCCGGCCAGGAGCGGCAGCGCGCTCCGGGCAGCTGGACAAACCCCGCGCCCGGCTGCGCTGCGCCATGCCGGAGGGTTGAGTGTCGCGGACGTTGCTCTGGGACACAGCAGGACCTCGTCCCGCTTTGCGTGGGGACTGCGCGCGCCAGGGCAGAGCCCGGGCCGCTGACCATGGTGCTGCCGCCTCCGGACCGGCGCCacgtgtgcctgaccacgctggTGATCATGGGCAGTATGGCAGTCATGGACGCGTACCTGGTGGAGCAGAACCAGGGCCCGCGCAAGATCGGGGTGTGCATAATCGTGTTGGTAGGCGACGTGTGCTTCTTGCTGGTGCTGCGCTACGTGGCCGTGTGGGTGGGCGCCGAGGTGCGCACGGCCAAGCGTGGCTACGCTATGATCCTCTGGTTCCTCTATATCTTCGTGCTGGAGATCAAgctctatttcatctttcagaaCTACAAGGCAGCGCGGCGTGGAGCGGCCGACCCGGTGGCTCGCAAGGCGCTGACACTGCTGCTGTCCGTGTGCGTGCCAGGACTGTTCTTGTTGCTTGTGGCACTAGACCGCATGGAGTACGTGCGCACCTTCCGAAAGCGCGAAGACCTTCGCGGCCGCCTCTTCTGGGTGGCCTTAGATCTGCTGGATCTGCTGGACATGCAGGCCAATCTCTGGGAGCCGCCGCGCACCGGGCTGCCGCTGTGGGCCGAAGGCCTCACCTTTTTCTATTGCTACatgctgctgctggtgctgcCCTGCGTGGCGCTCAGCGAGGTCAGCATGCAAGGGGAGCACATCGCACCGCAGAAGATGATGTTGTACCCGGTGCTCAGCCTGGCCACTGTCAACGTGGTGGCTGTGCTGGCCCGTGCAGCCAACATGGCGCTCTTCCGAGATAGCCGAGTCTCGGCCATCTTCGTGGGCAAGAACGTGGTGGCACTGGCCACCAAGGCCTGCACGTTCCTCGAGTACCGTCGCCAGGTTCGCGACTTCCCACCACCTGCGCTTGCGCTTGAGCTGCAGCCACCTCCTTCCCAGCGCAATTCGGTGCCGCCGCCTGCACCACTGCATGGTCCGCCAGTGCGTCCCCACGGGCCCTCACCCACTCGTGACGCGTTGGACACGTGA